The Pseudomonas nunensis genome includes the window AGATGGGGTCATCGCCGGTCTTGCCGGGGTCGAAAGCTTCGTCCTTGAGTCGGGTCTTCTGGTATTTGAAGGTCCCGGTGGTTTCCATTTTCACCTTCACCCGCAGGAATAAAGGCACCGCGTAGGCAGGCATTTGCTGGCGGGCAAAACTCAGCAATTCGCTGAAATCCAAAGTGGCCAGGGACTCGGCAGGCGTAATCGCTGCCATCCCGGCGCGGCCATTGGTGTTGCGGATTTCTACACCGTAGGCCACCGCCTCGCAGATATTCGGGTGCTTCAACAGGATGTTTTCGACTTCGGTGGTCGAGACGTTCTCGCCCTTCCAGCGGTAGGTATCGCCCAAGCGATCAACAAACTGCGCGTGACCGAAGCCGATATTGCGCAGCAGGTCGCCGGTATTGAAGTAGCGGTCGCCCTTGGCGAAAACGTCGTGGAGCACGACTTTCTCGGTTTTCTGCGGATCGGTGTAGCCGTCCAGCGGCGCCTTGTCGTCGATTTTCGCCAGTAACAAGCCCTGCCCGCCCTTGGCGACTTTGCTCATCAAACCCTTGGCGTTGCGAATCGGCGCGCCGCTGTCGTGGTCATACGCCACCAGCTCCCAGGACATCAGGGAGAAACCGATGGTGTTGTCGAAGTTGAGGATATTGGTGAAACCGATGTTGCCGTCGCTGGCCGCGTACAGCTCGCAAATGTGGCTCACCCCGAAGCGCGTCTTGAACTCGCGCCAGGCGCCGGGGCGCAAGCCATTGCCGATCATCTTGGTCACGCCGTGTTTGTCGTCGTCGGCGCTGACCGGTTGATCGACCAGATAGCGACACAGCTCGCCGACATAACCGAGGGTGGTCGCCTGGTACTTGCGCACGTCGTTCCAGAACTGACTGGCGCTGAATTTGCGGCGGATGGCGAACCCCGAGGCGCCGCTGATGGCCGAGCCCCAGCACACACAAAGCCCGGTGGCGTGGTAGAGCGGCAAGGTGCAATAGACGACGTCTTGCGGCTGCATATCCAGGGCGATCATGCCGAAACTCGCGGCGCTGCGCATCCAGCGCCCGTGTTTGAACACGCCGGCCTTGGGCAACCCAGTGGTGCCGGAGGTGTAGATATAGAAGCAGGTGTCGTCGAAAAACACCTGCTGGCTGCTGGCCGGGTTGTCGTCGGGGGCGTCGGCGCAGGCCATCATCAGGTTGACGAAACGATCGGGCGAAATGCCCGGATAGCTGAAAGTATCACGGTCGGCTACGAACCAGGTGTGCGTCGCCGGGATCGATACCCGCTCGCGAACCGCCGAAAACGCCAGCACCAGCTCTTCGCCGACAATGATCGCCACCGGCGCCACCAGGTTCAGGCTGTGGGCCAGGGTGTCGCGGGTTTGCGAGGTATTAAGCAAGGCGCTGATCGCACCGACCTTGGCCACCGCGAGGATCGTGACCAGCAATTCCGGGCGATTCTCGATGAACACCGCCACCACATCGCCCTTGCCGATGCCTTGGCTGATCAGGTGATGGGCGATGCGATTGGCCCACTGATTGACCTGTGTATAAGTCAGCAGCACCTCGTCTTGCAGCAAGGCGAAGCCATCGGGATTGCGCAAAGTCGCCTGCTCGAAGCTCCAGCCGAGGCCACACGGTTGGGTCGGGTCCTTGACGTTGGCGACCTTCATGCCCTTCACCACCCGGGGAATGGCTTTGGCGATGGTCGGCAATTTGCGGAGCATCATGCCCCAGGTAATCGTGTCGCTCATGGTGGCTCCCGTTGATTTTCTTATTGTCGGGCGGCGTTGATTGAGCCCGAAAATACGTCAGCGGTTCTGAAGCTGTACACGCGGTTTTTGCAATGTTTTGTATCCGCAGTCGATACCTGTGAAAACGCGAACCCTGGCCGTGTGATTCGTTCCATCGAATTGCGCGCGACCACGCAAAATGCAGGATGCACGATGGCCATTCATGCAGTTTGCACGAAAGCAAAAAATCGACATATAAATAACTTATTGATTTATAACGACTTTTAAAAATTCAGGTGCTGGCACAATCGCTGCAACTACCTCTCCATGCTTGCTAATTAAGCGCTAACGGAGCTGATAGACATGAGCCTGATCCAAGAAAAATTTACCTCGCTGTTCTCCAACTTCGATGTGACCACCCAGGCACGACCTGACGGCGGCATCCTGCTGACACTGCGCAGCACCGAAGGCAAAGTCTTCAAGCGTTCGATTTCCTACCAGCAATTGCATGCTGGCGATCAACTGTCGTGGGTGATCAGCGCGATCCGCCGTGACCTGGCTGAACAAGCCAGTGAATTGCCGCAGATCTCCATGCTGCAAAGCCAGCAACGGTTTGCACTGCCGACTTATCATTCGGCGTAAATCGTTAGACGCTGTAAACAGACAGGCCGTGAGAGCTTTCGCTTCACGGCCTGAGTTGTATCTGGGATCGCACAATCACTGTGGAACCCTGTGGGAGCGAGCTTGCTCGCGATGGGGGCGTATCAGTCGACATGCGTATTGACTGACAGGACGCCATCGCGAGCAAGCTCGCTCCCACAGGTTGTATGTGTTGAAGGTTAGAACGTCGAAGGATCAATCCGCGCGAAGCTGTCGACGGTCACATGCCCCGCCAGCTCACCATCCTCTCGCGCCAACCCGCAAGTCGCCATGCCCGCCGTGCGCGCTGCATCCAGCTCTTCGACGATGTCGGACAGGAACAGAATCTGCCCCGGCTCCGAGCCAATCGCCTGAGTAATACGCGCGTAAGACTGCGCCTCACGCTTGGGCCCCGAGGTCGTGTCGAAATAACCGCTGAACAGCGGCGACAAATCCCCCGCCTCCGAGCAGCCGAAAATCAGCTTCTGCGCCTGGATCGAGCCCGAGGAATACACGAACAGTTGATAACCGTCCTGATGCCAGCGCTTGAGCGCTTCAACGGCGTCCGGGTAAACGTGGCCTTTCAACTGCCCGGCCTGATAGCCCTGCTCCCAGACCATGCCTTGCAACGCCTTGAGCGGCGTGGCTTTGCGGTCTTCGGCGATCCAGCCCAGCAGGATCTCGATCACCCGCTCGATGTTGGCCTCGGGTTCATTGCTGTCCCGGCGCACGGCGTCCAGTTGCTCGGCAACGTCCGCCCGCGCAGCGTGCTGGCGAACGAAGTCCGGCAGGTGTTTCGCCGCATACGGAAACAACACGTCGAACACAAAACTCACCGCGCTGGTGGTGCCTTCGATGTCGGTGAGAATCGCTTTGATCGGCATCGGCTCAGTCCTCCAGGCGCGGGAAGCGGCTGGCAATGTCTTCGCCGGTGAACTTGGCGACCCAGCCTTCCGGGTTGTTGAACAGGCGGATCGCGACGAAATGCGGATGCTCGCCCATGTCGAACCAGTGCGGCGTGCCGGCCGGGACCGAGATCAGGTCGTTTTTCTCGCACAGCACCGCGTAGACGTAATCGTCGATGTGCAGGGTAAACAACCCGCGACCGGCGACGAAAAATCGTACTTCGTCTTCGCCATGCCGATGCTCATCAAGGAACTTGGCGCGCAGTTCGGCTTTTTGCGGGTGGTCGCTGTTCAAGCTGATGACATCGACGGTGACGTAGCCACGCTCGGTCATCAGCTTGTCGATTTGTTCCTGGTACGCGGCGATCACTTCTTCCTGGCTGGCGCCGGGCTGGATTTTCGCGGTGGCTTGCCAGCGGTCGAAGCGCACACCCTGTTCGGCCAGGGTCGAGGCGATGTCTTCGAAATGGGTCAAGACCTTGTTCGGGATTTCCGGGCTTGAGACGTGATAAACGGACAGGCTGCTCATGGGGCAATTCCTCGGTATCGGCCGCGCCTTCCGGTTCTTTCAGACCGGTCAGGCCAGGCGCTTCATCAGGCAAATGGGCTACTTCTGGTGAAGTCAGCCTTGGCGGTTCATGACGCTGCGGGTCTTCAACTCGCACTCGAACAAAAATTCAAAGGCCTCGATCTGGCGTAACGCGTCGCTCATGCGTGCGCCCCAGGTGTAGAGGCCGTGGCCGCGAATCAGGTAGCCGACACAATCGGGATGGGCGTCCAGCCAAGGCTGCACCTTGGCGGCCAGGCGCGCAATATCCTGGTCATTGTCGAAAATCGGCACCCGAACGCGCGACTCGTGGGTAGATACGCCGCTGAAGGCTTTTTGCAGTTCGTAGTCTTCGAACTCGATGAAGTCTTGCGGGGTCAAGCGCGACAACACCGTGGCGTTCACCGAATGGGTGTGCAACACCGCGCCGATCTCCGGGCGCCAGCTATACAGCTGGGTGTGCAGCAGGGTTTCGGCAGACGGCTTTTTGCCCGGCTCCAGGCTGTTGCCCGACAGGTCGGTGGCCAGCACATCGTCGAGGCCCAACTGGCCTTTGTGCTTGCCGGACACGGTCAGCAGCGCTTCGGTCGGCGACAGGCGCGTCGAATAGTTGCTGCTGGTGGCCGGCGACCAGCCGCGACCATACAAAAAACGCCCGGCGTCGATGATTTCCTGGGCGAGGTGTTCTCGGGTAAGGCTCATGGCCGGTCCTCTTGCATACGTGTGGCAATGATAACGGCAGCCGCGAAGGCCGCGAGGCTGGCAATACTAAAGGTCAATGTGGCGCCGAGGGCATTCCAGCTGTAGCCGGAATACAACGCGCCGAGTGCGCCGCCGGTGCCGGCGAGTGCCGCGTACAACGCCTGGCCCTGACCTTGCTGGCGCGCGCCGAAACTACGTTGCACGAACTGGATGGCAGCCGCGTGAAAGCTGCCGAAAGTGGCCGCGTGCAACACCTGCGCAAACAACAGCACCGACAAAAATTCAGCGAATGAACCTAGCAGCAACCAGCGCAGGGCCGCCAGCAGAAAACTCGCCAGTAACACCCGGCGTACCGAGAAGCGCGCGAGAATCCGGCTCATGGCCAGGAACATCAGGACTTCAGCCACCACACCGACGGCCCAGAGCATGCCGATCACGCCACGGCTGTAACCGAGACGTTCAAGGTGCAAGGTCAGGAAGGTGTAATACGGGCCGTGGCTCATCTGCATCAGCGCCACACAACCGTAAAACGCCAACACGCCGGGGCTGCGCAGTTGCTTGAGGAAGCCCTCCCCCGTCACCCGTTCGCTCTGCACCGGTTGTGCGTTCGGCACCCACACGCTGCTGACGACGATCCCGGCCATGATCAGCACCAACGCAACGGGATAGACATCCAGGCTCAGCCATTCAAAGACCCGCCCGAGCGCGACCACGGTAATGATGAAACCGATGGAGCCCCACAAACGAATCTGACTGTAACGGGAGGTCTGGCCCTTCAGGTGCGCCAGGGTGATGACTTCGAATTGCGGCAGCACCGCATGCCAGAAGAATGCATGCAGGGCCATGACCATCGCCAGCCAGGCGTAGGTTTTGCTGACGAAGATCAGCGAGAACGTCAGCAGCGTACAGACCGCGCCGAAGCGCACGATGGCCAGGCGTCGGCCGGTGTAGTCGCCGAGCCAGCCCCAGATGTTCGGCGCCACGCAGCGCATCAGCATCGGGATCGCCACCAGTTCGCCGATGCGCGCGCTGGAAAAGCCCAGGTGATCGAAGTACAGCGCCAGGAATGGCGCTGTCGATCCGAGCAAGGCGAAATAGAACAGGTAGAAGCTGGAAAGCCGCCAGTACGGGAGCGCCGCCAACGTCGTCAGACCCCGGCGGCTTTAAAGTCAGCCATTAAAGCTGACCCAACACCGGCGTGCTCACACGCACATCGGCGTTCTGCCCACGATGACGCAGCAGGTGATCCATCAGCACGATGGCCATCATCGCTTCGGCAATCGGCGTGGCACGGATGCCGACGCACGGGTCATGACGACCCTTGGTGATCACGTCCACCGGGTTGCCATGGATGTCGATGGACCGGCCCGGCGTGGTGATGCTCGACGTCGGCTTCAATGCCAGATGCGCGACGATTGGCTGACCCGAAGAGATCCCGCCAAGAATGCCGCCGGCATTGTTGCTGAGGAAACCGTCCGGGGTCATTTCATCGCGGTGTTCGGTGCCGCGCTGGGCGACGCTGGCGAAACCGGCGCCGATTTCCACGCCTTTCACCGCGTTGATGCTCATCAGCGCGTGGGCCAGTTCGGCATCGAGACGGTCGAAGATCGGCTCGCCGAGGCCCGGCATCACGCCTTCAGCGACCACGGTGATCTTCGCGCCGACCGAATCCTGGTCGCGACGCAACTGGTCCATATAGGCTTCCAGTTCCGGCACCTTGTCCGGGTCGGGGCTGAAGAACGCGTTTTCTTCCACCGAATCCCAGGTCTTGAACGGGATTTCAATCGGGCCGAGCTGGCTCATGTAGCCACGAATGACGATGCCCTGGCTGGCCAGGTATTTCTTCGCAATCGCTCCCGCCGCCACGCGCATCGCGGTTTCCCGCGCCGAGCTGCGACCGCCGCCACGGTAATCGCGCTCGCCGTATTTGTGGTGGTAGGTGTAGTCGGCGTGCGCCGGACGGAACAGATCCTTGATCGCCGAGTAGTCCTTGGACTT containing:
- a CDS encoding long-chain-acyl-CoA synthetase — encoded protein: MSDTITWGMMLRKLPTIAKAIPRVVKGMKVANVKDPTQPCGLGWSFEQATLRNPDGFALLQDEVLLTYTQVNQWANRIAHHLISQGIGKGDVVAVFIENRPELLVTILAVAKVGAISALLNTSQTRDTLAHSLNLVAPVAIIVGEELVLAFSAVRERVSIPATHTWFVADRDTFSYPGISPDRFVNLMMACADAPDDNPASSQQVFFDDTCFYIYTSGTTGLPKAGVFKHGRWMRSAASFGMIALDMQPQDVVYCTLPLYHATGLCVCWGSAISGASGFAIRRKFSASQFWNDVRKYQATTLGYVGELCRYLVDQPVSADDDKHGVTKMIGNGLRPGAWREFKTRFGVSHICELYAASDGNIGFTNILNFDNTIGFSLMSWELVAYDHDSGAPIRNAKGLMSKVAKGGQGLLLAKIDDKAPLDGYTDPQKTEKVVLHDVFAKGDRYFNTGDLLRNIGFGHAQFVDRLGDTYRWKGENVSTTEVENILLKHPNICEAVAYGVEIRNTNGRAGMAAITPAESLATLDFSELLSFARQQMPAYAVPLFLRVKVKMETTGTFKYQKTRLKDEAFDPGKTGDDPIYAWLPGTQTYVQVTGEVLADIHAGKYRY
- a CDS encoding DUF3509 domain-containing protein is translated as MSLIQEKFTSLFSNFDVTTQARPDGGILLTLRSTEGKVFKRSISYQQLHAGDQLSWVISAIRRDLAEQASELPQISMLQSQQRFALPTYHSA
- the mtnC gene encoding acireductone synthase — translated: MPIKAILTDIEGTTSAVSFVFDVLFPYAAKHLPDFVRQHAARADVAEQLDAVRRDSNEPEANIERVIEILLGWIAEDRKATPLKALQGMVWEQGYQAGQLKGHVYPDAVEALKRWHQDGYQLFVYSSGSIQAQKLIFGCSEAGDLSPLFSGYFDTTSGPKREAQSYARITQAIGSEPGQILFLSDIVEELDAARTAGMATCGLAREDGELAGHVTVDSFARIDPSTF
- a CDS encoding 1,2-dihydroxy-3-keto-5-methylthiopentene dioxygenase, whose translation is MSSLSVYHVSSPEIPNKVLTHFEDIASTLAEQGVRFDRWQATAKIQPGASQEEVIAAYQEQIDKLMTERGYVTVDVISLNSDHPQKAELRAKFLDEHRHGEDEVRFFVAGRGLFTLHIDDYVYAVLCEKNDLISVPAGTPHWFDMGEHPHFVAIRLFNNPEGWVAKFTGEDIASRFPRLED
- a CDS encoding methylthioribulose 1-phosphate dehydratase; translation: MSLTREHLAQEIIDAGRFLYGRGWSPATSSNYSTRLSPTEALLTVSGKHKGQLGLDDVLATDLSGNSLEPGKKPSAETLLHTQLYSWRPEIGAVLHTHSVNATVLSRLTPQDFIEFEDYELQKAFSGVSTHESRVRVPIFDNDQDIARLAAKVQPWLDAHPDCVGYLIRGHGLYTWGARMSDALRQIEAFEFLFECELKTRSVMNRQG
- a CDS encoding MFS transporter, which gives rise to MAALPYWRLSSFYLFYFALLGSTAPFLALYFDHLGFSSARIGELVAIPMLMRCVAPNIWGWLGDYTGRRLAIVRFGAVCTLLTFSLIFVSKTYAWLAMVMALHAFFWHAVLPQFEVITLAHLKGQTSRYSQIRLWGSIGFIITVVALGRVFEWLSLDVYPVALVLIMAGIVVSSVWVPNAQPVQSERVTGEGFLKQLRSPGVLAFYGCVALMQMSHGPYYTFLTLHLERLGYSRGVIGMLWAVGVVAEVLMFLAMSRILARFSVRRVLLASFLLAALRWLLLGSFAEFLSVLLFAQVLHAATFGSFHAAAIQFVQRSFGARQQGQGQALYAALAGTGGALGALYSGYSWNALGATLTFSIASLAAFAAAVIIATRMQEDRP
- the aroC gene encoding chorismate synthase, yielding MSGNTYGKLFTVTTAGESHGPALVAIVDGCPPGLEISLEDLQRDLDRRKPGTSRHTTQRQEADEVEILSGVFEGRTTGCAIGLLIRNTDQKSKDYSAIKDLFRPAHADYTYHHKYGERDYRGGGRSSARETAMRVAAGAIAKKYLASQGIVIRGYMSQLGPIEIPFKTWDSVEENAFFSPDPDKVPELEAYMDQLRRDQDSVGAKITVVAEGVMPGLGEPIFDRLDAELAHALMSINAVKGVEIGAGFASVAQRGTEHRDEMTPDGFLSNNAGGILGGISSGQPIVAHLALKPTSSITTPGRSIDIHGNPVDVITKGRHDPCVGIRATPIAEAMMAIVLMDHLLRHRGQNADVRVSTPVLGQL